The DNA region CTGACATGAAAACGTTAGAAGACGTCGGTCCAAGAATACGACACATATACTCAATAGAAAATAAAGGTGACTGGGCACTGACTGATGTGAACGTCACCATTAACTGGCCCTATCAGGTACGAAGTTCCGGCGAAAATGGCAAATGGCTTCTTTATCTAGAGTCTATACCCAACTCTGAAAGTATAACTTGCACATACGACAGAAGTCTGTTGAATCCATTGCGCTTGAACATGTCGACGGACAAGGAAGACGAGGAGATCGGAAAACTTGTACAAATGAACACACGACGACGAAGAGACACAGCCAGATGGAAGAGGGACGAAGACAAAGTTGTGGACTACACGATAAAACACACCAACAATCAAGACCGCAAAGTCGTCACCATGGTCAGTGAcggtgtttaattaatttgtttctcaatttcaataaaaattaatttttaggcaTGCGGAAGATCGGCGCGATGCACGGAGATCAACTGTAGGATTCGGCAAGTGCCCATGCACTTGACCATTTCAGTTGAGATCAAATCTCGGTTATGGAATTCCACTTTGGCTGAGGACTATTCGAATATCGACTGGGTTTCGATAAAGTCATCGGCGAATATATCTTTCAATTCCGAGTTTACGCTCGCCGAGAACTCTAAAACATTTGTTGTGGTatgttttgatatatttgtgtAGTGAATTCTACTGATTTGTTCTTTTTTCAGGCGGAGACTATAATGTACCCTGAAGTACTGCCGCAACATATCAGCTACTGGTACATTATTCTGGCGGCAGTTTTGGGCATTCTCGTACTAggattgttaatatttgtgttaTACAAGTGCGGCTTCTTCAAGCGCAAAAGGGCGAAAGATGCAACTTTAAAAGGGGCTATTATCACTGAGGAGAACAAGGAATTGCTATGAACCGTTTTTAATACGGATTCTTAACCAATTGTGATATTTATCTTATCGTGTAGGTGCTGCTGTATATAGTACTTAATTTTGTGAACAATTACGTTTACCCACCACTTTTAATGATCGTGTCGAATAATCAAATGTTTTTCTTAGAGAGTAGTAATATTATGTGGAACACTGCGTTTATCCgcggaaataaatttaatagttgcaTATGAATGTATAGTGTGTTGGATACTGCCATTTTATTAGTGAATTCACAACAttctaataagaaataattagaatatatgCAAATATGTACTGAATATGTTGAAATATAAGACTGTAAATACCAATCGAATTTTAACAGCATATTTGAgaccaaaattattataattaacaccAAATCGTATTACTATcacattttattcatgcaGTAACTagctacaattttttcatcaatcatttttgttatttaattttaagtgtttaaataaaatgagtgAATGTATAGATATGATGcattactatattattaagCAAATACTTTTAGGCtatgttgtaaatattttattttatggagtatttcataatgtttttaaatgtacatttttaaattaaacgttaataaaacctttatatatatttagtagtATTTATGTacccaataaattaaacaacacacaattactacaaaaactttattgcaaattttatgaaaaaaaaaacaaaaacctacaatttaaatcttaggctttaaaaaaataaaatgcacatTTATATCACAATAAATTGTGATGTAAAGAGTGGCACATTTGCAGCTGCCTGTGGCAGAAAAAACGTGCCACATAACACCCGAACAACGGTCAAAACTTCGCTTTTACGCGTCCAGCGTTTCGTGATCGTTCAAGGCCTCCGTATCACAGCAATTTTTTATGCACAACAATtcaatattagtaatattacaACAACGTCCAGGCTCCCACAAAATGGCAGTATAGATTAAGGGAAAATAATCTGTAAACTTGGACGATGTATACGGTCACTTCGTGTTAGTTTTAACATAGAACACACAGTGAGATCCATTCTATTTTGGCTTCTATCTATAAGGTACACTTAACAGTTATAAAATTGTGaactacaacaaaaaattcacGTCTAGTACGGATTGCACGATTATTTTTAgagttaattgtaaatattggcAAGTTCTCAATTTTGTCAGTTTAGGAactcttattttttaacacaagGTACAAAATAGACTTATACTAACAAAaacaagaatataaaaataccattTTCAATTTGGCACGTTTGAGAATTTGATTAAGTCTATAAGTTTCGTTGTATGTtacataatatcaaataacgTCAATTGGCGAAAACACTGAAAATTACATAACGAATATCAGATATTTATAAGTTACATAATctcttcaataataattaaaagctttaaaaaaaaacaaataactttCTAAACTAGTTAGAGCAGCATAATTTGGCTGACGTTCGACGTCATAACCATCTCCATGACGGCCTGGAACACGACCTGCACATTAGCAGTGTCCGTGGCAGTCGTAAAGTGCGGATAAACAAACTTCCTCGAGTTGCTGTTTTTCAATATGAACTTGTGTTGTATAAACAACGCACCACGATCTACATCCTTGTCTGGTCCTTTATAATCAGGAAAATAGAGCCGTAGATGTCGCTGCgaatataaaatcttttctCTGAACAAATCGAATTTGTTCAAAAAGAGTACGAAGCTTGCGTCTCGGAAGAACGCATTGTTGACAATTTGTCCGAACAAATTCAGACTCTCCTCCAGACGGTTCACGGTCGGATCTTCCAGTAGGGTCATGTCGTAACCGCTCAACGCGATTACGAAGAGCACCGCCCGCACGTCGTAGAAACAGTAGATCCACTTGTGGCGCTGCGAACGTTGTCCACCCACGTCGTACATGCTGACAATCGTCTCCCGGAAGCGGAACTGCGTTTCGATTATGCCCTGAGTTCGGACACGCGCTCTCAACACGTCCGTGGCATTCGGAACATACTTCGGGTCGCAGATTCTTTCCATGTTCTCaaacaaactgaaaaaatatatttttattgttaaatggtTTTATAATAAGCCTTAATTATCTGGTTGAAAAGAAAGTTATTGTTTTTCAacctcaaaaataaaatgcacgAATCTCAACTTAAACGCAacttattaatacaattttggaGTTCTGGAAAAAACGTTTTGTGCATCATTTGCAATTGGAGTGTGTTTGGAGCTTGGGTATAGTCCAACCATTGTGTTGAATATCACCGATTGTTGTATTCTCATCACTTCTCATCACCAGTCAAAATTCAATCGAGAAACAGTTCGTTCACGAAATGACAAACGACGGTTTTTGCAAGTCTCATTGAATTCGTATGTCGAGTTTTTTTGGACATTCCAATATGTTTTAGATGTATAGAAATAGTGGTATACGTTAGCAGCAGCAAGCGAATTTATTTCAACTAACGACCTCAGTTGGTTGTAGTCAACATCAGATGGCTCATCTTCTTCAAGTCTCGTCCCCGCCGTCGAATTATTGAAACCACCATCGTGTTGTATGTTTGTTCCTGGGCGAAACACATTGTTGACGTCACGAGCAAATTGTGTGAATGAATTTGCTTCTTATccatacattatttaaagcCCTAAATAAATggactaattatttataccttttaacttaataagaatgttttaaacattttcttttcgACTGTTGTAATttcatatataacataattataataattttgtagaattgttcaagaaatatcaaaaatatatatttttttaattttatacaaaattgcttCAGTaacctatttaaattaagaagtttcagaactgaataaatttgtaactGCTCTAATCATATCCTGTTGTAAGAGAtttcaaatgttttcattttagaTGGAACTATATaacaatcttaattttatatagaaagaTTGAgaaataactttatttgatACAGACCTATTAAAAGTTTCAGAagagtcttaattttattatatactgtttacaaattttgcaaatttattatttttatttaaaaccaaaaatttaaatgaatttttatttaaattatgaaatttcaaaacttaatCTTCTAGAGAATTGTTTAACCGTTTtagatgtttttttaaatgttcaataaattttttattaaattttataaatgtcttGCTTACTAGGTGCGTAAGTTTAAAATGACGTTTTATTGTCAAGAGTTGGTATGTAAACCCTATTGAAGTATATGATGAACCCTAAGCGTTGTTTTGTCGGTAATACACCCCACTACAAAACGTCATATTCATTTAGTTGTTTGCGAGTTagtgaaatacatttttttcgttGTAAATATGTCGTACGTGAATTTATACAAACAGCATTTGCGGTATACAAACACATCGAATTCTTGTAGAGCTTACAGCAATCTTGCTCTGACCGTCAATTGGCGATTTCAAAGTTATTGACGAAGAACGTGAAAATAGATACAACAAATGATGGCAGAGTTGTTGAATGTCACTCGCCAAGCCATTTCCGATGGCCTGAAAGGAACGACAGATGGAAAAGAGAATAACTGTGTGCGAAATGATGTGTTTACGCCAAAAAGAAACGGTTTCTTGCATCGGGTTGTAACTAgctttgaaaaattgatatattttaatagtcatGGGTAACACCAAGGAAACCATCAACATTGAGTGCTAAACCAGATCGTTTGGGGAAGAAGATACTGTGTATGTAGTGGGATCAGAAAGGAGTAGTGTCCATTCTCGACAACAAATGAACGATTTGAACCACGGATTGAACCAAAAACGACTAGAATGGGCTCGATAACACGATCATTCTGCAGCATAACAACGTTCCTATACATTTAATCAGAATGGTCAAAAAAACGGTTTCTTCGCTTGATTAGGACCTTCTATGCCACCCGCCGAATTCACCAGACCTGGCACCTTCTGATTGTATCGTTTCTCATCGATGGGACACCCTCTGGCTGAGCAATACTTTACAACTTTCAAAGATGTACGAAAATGGATTTCAATGAGAGATGAGAGATGAAGCTCTTGTTTGGAAATTACCGAAAGATGGTCAAAGTGTGGAGAAAACGATTGCCAatagtttgaataaaaaatattttgctatTGTTGTTAAGCAATTGTTtacttttcataaataaaacgacATTTTAAACTTGCGGACCTGGTGTATAGaactgtttcaattttatacaaaatcagtaatttaaaagtatttgaattgcgtaaaaattgattaaaaagttgcacaactgtcttaattgtaaagagtaaattgtatagaaattgtaattgtaattgcaATTGTTGTTGtaaacatgaatattttatttaaaattatttatcaaacaattttaaaagaaacaatttatgtaaaagaCATATTTTACTTCCGAGAacacatcaaattttatactagATTAGAACTATTCACAAAAACGTTTCCTGCAGTACATTCTATGGTCTCAGCATGAAAACGCACTCAACAAAAGCATAAACTAGTTTAGATCGAAGAAGAATCGGTCCAATTTCGGGGCACAGATGGGTCTAGAAATTCGCCTCGTCATTTCCAACAACAGCAATGTTCAATTGTAATAATCGTGGAGTCAATACGAAAATAACacacatacaaaacaaaaaccaTATGGCCGGATAACTGAATCGATCGCATTCCGATCCTATTGTGAATCCCAAACCCAAAAACCAACTTACTATAATGCCGAATCGTTCAGCTCGTATTCATAACCTCGCGCCACCGCCAGACGGACGCCTCGATCCGACCACAGCGCCTGCAAGGACGCTGCAACGTTCGGGAGTACCGCGAAGCCCATGTCGAAACAGCTCTTGGCCACGAGCACGGTCTGGGCGTGCGCCTTGTTCCTGCTGTGTTCCAGGTTGATGCGCAAGATGCCCATGCCGGCCAGGACGTATTTCATCGAAGCCAACAGGTTGTCCAACACCGTTGGCCGGTAGCTGCTCAGTTCGGCGAGGGTAAAGCCGTCCGCGTGGATTATCTTCATCTGTTTGACTAGGGTACTTTTCCCGCTCTCTCCGGCACCTAAAcacattgaaaaattttcaattaacaaagttaaaacCTTGACAGTAGATTTTCCCAAACACTAATTGATACGAGGTCGAATCGattgtgttaataaaaacgtttCAGTGTTTGTTGAATCGTAATTTCTCCAAAGCAAATAAATTGTACGCGCTTCGGTATGGAGTCcggttatgtaaatatttattcggtACAATGTAATTTACGAGCGCATTGTGTAATTAAACACGCGTTTTGTTTATTCGATGCTTCATGTGAATAAAAACCGGGCGCATTTTTCTATACGGTTCCTGGAAAAATTACACCCACATATCCGGTTCAAATATGCTTTAACGCTGATTAATTTACAGGATGTACTGCGATTGGATTACAATGGTTTCATTGCAACCccaaatacaatacaaaaaattatacttatttttattagtttttaatttatttcatttgggGTCAATAATATCAGTTAACATTAGGAAAGTCGTATCATGttaaaaagaatttgtttataaaaatattttgtttattagccAAAATGGCACATTTGTCACGtataaaatacatcaaaattatgtaattcaGAAAATCGAAAACAATTGTTCtttgtattgtttttcatattactgtaaacaacaaaaaatcatttccttCATTAAATGTATAAGAGACTAGACTGattaggaatattttaaacccaGGGACATGCATTCTAGTGTAACAGTGTACTAAATATACATTACTGCTTTTCTTATTTGATACGATTACTGAAAtttcattacaattttaaatactacggAAAGGAAAAATCAGAGACAGTGACAGCTATGGATTATAAGAAATTGATCCcagtaagtataaataaaattacaaacaatgtatacaacattattttgtactataatattttaaactggtaataaaaattgttaaaaataattttatttacgttgtattaattatgattatagcaaaaattgaatataatactCTGTGTAAAATAACTCTCTTTACAGTCAagtaatgaaacaatttttttattcgtttttcTGTGATTATTATAGCTTGAAAGTTAaactttttacaaaacaaGAGGAAAtgctattttttctattattaataattttgtaatagttGGTTCAAAAAGTTTCTGtctacaattttaacattttcgaattctacataaaatatctgcaaataTGAGAAtcggaaaattattaatattacaattattaaatttacaaataattatgtcaATTGTATTAGTAACTGTTGAACATATTGTGTTACGATTATTTACCGTACAAAAATGAATGTAAttcaactgaaaatattttataaactatactGATTTTATAGATTGTAAAACAcgtaattttcattaacaacaAGACATAACAAGTAGCTTAAGGGTATGATAATTTATAGCAGTAGGTAAAAAGTCATTGAGGTGTATTTCAAAAAGTCAAagtaaaagttaaatgttaCAATAAGTTTCTATGAAAATGCTTTTACCTGCTCTATatctattatactttttatgaatTGAGCACGTTTTAACTCATGTTCTTTTTAgagataataatatacaaaccGTTGGATTAACAGGGTTTTAGTGGTgtcttgaaaattttaaattgatatcttatgctaattaattaattttcacacTTTTTTGATAAGGTTtcgtatgaaattaaattattaaacatattataacactaaataacattaataaaaaatattgggatTAATTGTTCTCTTCAATAAGACAcatattctattatatttattctatatatcacatttttgaccaatgtaaataataataataataataaaagaaaactcCTGTCTGACTAAAATAgacatgaataataaataaatcaattggaCCAGATGAGTCAGTTTCAAAAAATCTCCAAAACCCACACTCGCGATTCTAAAAAAAACACCACTGCACTTACCAAGAAGCAGTATCTTGATGACATTGTTTTGTAATTTGGCGAATTCGCCCAGCTGCCGGTCGATTTCCTCGCTGCGCTTCTTCGCCCTGCCTTCTTCACGTTCTAGCGTTAAACATGCCCCCATTGCGCCCACATCACGACAACTATTTTGTCCGCACAAACCGATATATAGGTTAATTTCGGGTGGAGGTCAACACACTCTTCCTGTTTTCCCCGTGCCGTTCCAGACGGTGTTATCACTATGAATGACCGCGGCGATTTTTCTTAACACACAACGGACAGCATTGTCGGAATATGGAACGTGAGTGAACAAAgcatgtaaacaaattttttagttgttGACGTCGGTAGCGAAATCTGGCTGCCAAGCCGTGTATTACGggcatttaaactttaatgcgggacatttgaaaaatacagTCTTTTAAATTATGCTTATTCGGTAGGCAAGTGACTTAACGCCACGGTGTAACAATGGTTGCCtcctttttgaaaatatttaaatatttatataaatttattttcatatcatATCTATCGATGGAAAAGAGAGTACTCACCTGTTTTGTTCTAATTCATTGTAAGAAGTACAGAATATATTATAGAGAGTTAACTCTCAAAGTTTTTGGTAGTAGGCTCACATAATATGCAGTTCAACTATATTCAAGAGATCTTTTTGaggacaaatattttcattcataGTAGTGacgaaattgtttatttctcTGTTGAGTCTTGTAGTTTGATATGGTTTTGTATGAAAGTTCTTggatgtattattatataagattcattttcacataattatattaacaaacaatttaataacttaaagaCGTATgcttttaatacattaatggGTTATTATTGCCATATAATTACTTTCAAACGCAGACAGttattttccataaatataaatttaattgatcagGAGACCATGGAGTTTTCTTTTAGAGCATAAGGTTAGGACATTTGGAATTATGATCAGTCCTCAAATTAATTACCATACATGTTTGTTATTTGAAGCTTTTGGCATCTGaaagattaatttttctaataaaatattatctaattttaaatataatgcagttacaaatatttcagaacaattttttacacgTCAAATAcctcaataaaattaagtagattagattttatttttattgatcaatatgtgcggattttttaaattgaatatctcCCTACTTTCTAATGTTTTAGTTCtgttacattaaaatgtttttaaaattaattaaatctgaaatgaTTCATCcaaatttg from Aethina tumida isolate Nest 87 chromosome 1, icAetTumi1.1, whole genome shotgun sequence includes:
- the LOC109600522 gene encoding guanine nucleotide-binding protein G(o) subunit alpha-like, with the translated sequence MGACLTLEREEGRAKKRSEEIDRQLGEFAKLQNNVIKILLLGAGESGKSTLVKQMKIIHADGFTLAELSSYRPTVLDNLLASMKYVLAGMGILRINLEHSRNKAHAQTVLVAKSCFDMGFAVLPNVAASLQALWSDRGVRLAVARGYEYELNDSALYLFENMERICDPKYVPNATDVLRARVRTQGIIETQFRFRETIVSMYDVGGQRSQRHKWIYCFYDVRAVLFVIALSGYDMTLLEDPTVNRLEESLNLFGQIVNNAFFRDASFVLFLNKFDLFREKILYSQRHLRLYFPDYKGPDKDVDRGALFIQHKFILKNSNSRKFVYPHFTTATDTANVQVVFQAVMEMVMTSNVSQIMLL